In Haloplanus rubicundus, one DNA window encodes the following:
- the trpB gene encoding tryptophan synthase subunit beta: MSSHTGKFGEYGGQYVPEALMPAIEELEDAYQRYVLENEDGFMDDFRARLADFGGRPTPLQHAKRLSERYDRDVYLKREDLLHGGAHKLNNALGQVLLAKYMGKERIIAETGAGQHGTATAMACAHLGMPCEVYMGRRDINRQRPNVFRMRLNGAEVNPVTVGRGTLKEAISETMRDWATNVEDTHYVIGSVVGPHPFPAMVRDFQRVISEEAREQIREKAGRLPDSVLTCAGGGSNTMGVFAEFIPDDDVDLYAVEAGGSSLEVDEEAGVAPNSATLSTGTEGVLHGSRTRVLQDRDGQIMESHSVSAGLDYAGVGPELADLVDRGRVTAVNVDDDHALEGFHRLSQLEGVIPALESAHAAAYVEENHEDLGEVILLNISGRGDKDLETVLEETHGRDIENAPEIETFAETGGFQ; this comes from the coding sequence ATGAGCTCCCATACAGGCAAGTTCGGCGAGTACGGCGGACAGTACGTTCCCGAGGCGTTGATGCCGGCCATCGAGGAACTGGAAGACGCGTACCAGCGGTACGTACTGGAGAACGAGGACGGCTTCATGGACGATTTCCGGGCACGGTTGGCCGACTTCGGCGGGCGACCCACGCCCCTCCAGCACGCCAAGCGGCTCTCGGAGCGGTACGACCGCGACGTGTATCTCAAGCGGGAGGACCTCCTCCACGGCGGCGCGCACAAGCTGAACAACGCGCTCGGGCAGGTCCTCCTGGCGAAGTACATGGGCAAAGAGCGCATCATCGCGGAGACGGGCGCCGGCCAGCACGGCACCGCCACGGCGATGGCGTGTGCCCACCTGGGTATGCCCTGCGAGGTGTACATGGGCCGGCGGGACATCAACCGCCAGCGCCCCAACGTGTTCCGGATGCGCCTCAACGGCGCCGAAGTGAATCCGGTGACCGTCGGCCGCGGCACCCTGAAGGAGGCCATCAGCGAGACGATGCGCGACTGGGCGACCAACGTCGAGGACACACACTACGTCATCGGGAGCGTCGTCGGTCCCCACCCGTTCCCGGCGATGGTGCGGGACTTCCAGCGCGTCATCTCGGAGGAGGCCCGCGAGCAGATTCGCGAGAAGGCCGGCCGCCTCCCCGACTCCGTGCTCACCTGCGCGGGCGGCGGCTCCAACACGATGGGCGTCTTCGCGGAGTTCATTCCGGACGACGACGTGGACCTCTACGCCGTCGAGGCCGGCGGCAGCAGTCTGGAGGTCGACGAGGAAGCAGGCGTCGCCCCCAACTCCGCAACGCTCTCGACCGGTACCGAGGGCGTCCTCCACGGCTCCCGGACGCGCGTCCTGCAGGATCGCGACGGACAGATCATGGAGTCCCACAGCGTCTCGGCAGGCCTGGACTACGCCGGCGTCGGCCCCGAACTCGCCGACCTCGTCGACCGCGGGCGCGTCACCGCCGTCAACGTCGACGACGACCACGCCCTGGAGGGCTTCCACCGGCTCTCACAGTTGGAGGGCGTCATCCCCGCGCTCGAATCCGCCCACGCCGCCGCCTACGTCGAGGAGAATCACGAAGACCTCGGCGAGGTCATCCTGCTCAACATCTCCGGCCGCGGCGACAAGGACTTAGAGACCGTCCTCGAGGAGACCCACGGCCGCGACATCGAGAACGCGCCGGAGATAGAGACCTTCGCCGAGACGGGGGGGTTCCAGTGA
- the trpA gene encoding tryptophan synthase subunit alpha has protein sequence MSRIAEAFADGPAFVPYLAAGDPNYEASLSYVEALERGGADVIELGLPFSEPIAEGPTIQSAIVRALEGGMTPTRFFEFVEDLDVDVPLVCMTYYNLIYQFGEGEEKGPEAFVRRAAEVGIEGFVVPDLPAEEAAPLREACDAHDCELVFIVAPTTRGERLERIMSQVSGYVYVQARLGTTGARADLSDQTDESLARIAEWDVPKAVGFGISSGDHAQRVIEAGADGVIVGSALVDIVAKGVERGDPPVTVASRLESKARELKEGALRGAAGSNEQPHPERT, from the coding sequence GTGAGCCGCATCGCCGAGGCGTTCGCCGACGGCCCTGCCTTCGTCCCCTACCTCGCCGCGGGCGACCCGAACTACGAGGCGTCGCTGTCGTACGTGGAGGCGCTGGAGCGTGGCGGCGCCGACGTGATCGAACTCGGCCTGCCCTTTTCCGAACCCATCGCGGAGGGGCCGACCATCCAGAGCGCCATCGTCCGCGCGCTGGAGGGCGGCATGACGCCCACGCGCTTTTTCGAGTTCGTCGAGGACCTCGACGTGGACGTGCCGCTGGTCTGTATGACCTACTACAACCTCATCTACCAGTTCGGCGAGGGCGAAGAGAAGGGACCGGAGGCGTTCGTCCGCCGCGCCGCCGAGGTCGGCATTGAGGGCTTCGTCGTCCCCGACCTGCCCGCGGAGGAGGCCGCGCCCCTGCGGGAGGCGTGTGACGCCCACGACTGCGAACTCGTCTTCATCGTCGCGCCGACGACGAGAGGCGAGCGCTTAGAACGCATCATGTCGCAGGTGTCGGGCTACGTCTACGTGCAGGCCCGCCTCGGCACGACCGGGGCGCGCGCGGACCTCTCGGATCAGACCGACGAGAGCCTCGCACGGATCGCGGAGTGGGACGTGCCCAAGGCGGTCGGGTTCGGCATCTCGTCGGGCGACCACGCCCAGCGGGTGATCGAAGCCGGCGCCGACGGCGTCATCGTCGGCTCCGCACTGGTCGACATCGTCGCCAAGGGCGTCGAACGCGGCGACCCGCCGGTGACCGTCGCGAGCCGGCTAGAATCGAAGGCGCGCGAACTCAAGGAGGGGGCGCTCCGCGGTGCCGCGGGATCGAACGAACAGCCGCATCCGGAACGTACATAA
- a CDS encoding 2-amino-3,7-dideoxy-D-threo-hept-6-ulosonate synthase: MNTGTRARLRRISTDDRYLIVPMDHGVTMGPVKGLVDIEATIDAVTDGGADAVLTQKGVAPRVHDHKNGAGYIVHLNGSTNIGPDEDDKRQTGTVEAALRAGADAVSFHINVGSEYEPEQMTALAEVTQRADELGVPTLAMAYARGPDIDEDDPEALAHAVRLAEELGADVVKTGYSGDGDSFAPVCAGTRLPVVIAGGSRGTDRQTVRMVRGAMDGGAAGVSMGRSIFQHDDPGAITRAISAIIHDDAGVDEALRRGGLLEA; encoded by the coding sequence ATGAATACGGGAACACGGGCGCGTCTTCGACGCATCTCCACGGACGACCGCTACCTGATCGTCCCCATGGACCACGGCGTCACCATGGGGCCGGTGAAGGGACTGGTCGACATCGAAGCCACCATCGACGCGGTGACCGACGGCGGCGCGGACGCCGTCCTCACACAGAAGGGCGTCGCACCCCGCGTCCACGACCACAAGAACGGTGCGGGCTACATCGTCCATCTCAACGGTTCGACGAACATCGGCCCGGACGAGGACGACAAGCGCCAAACGGGTACCGTCGAAGCCGCCCTCCGCGCCGGCGCCGACGCCGTCTCCTTCCACATCAACGTCGGCTCGGAGTACGAACCCGAGCAGATGACTGCCCTCGCCGAGGTGACCCAGCGCGCCGACGAACTCGGCGTCCCGACGCTCGCGATGGCCTACGCCCGCGGCCCCGACATCGACGAGGACGACCCGGAGGCCCTCGCCCACGCCGTCCGCCTCGCCGAAGAACTCGGCGCGGACGTGGTGAAGACGGGCTACAGCGGCGACGGCGACAGCTTCGCCCCCGTCTGTGCGGGCACCCGCCTCCCCGTCGTCATCGCGGGGGGGAGCCGCGGCACCGACCGACAGACGGTGCGGATGGTCCGCGGCGCGATGGACGGCGGCGCCGCCGGCGTCTCGATGGGTCGCTCCATCTTCCAGCACGACGACCCCGGGGCCATCACGCGCGCCATCTCGGCCATCATCCACGACGACGCGGGCGTCGACGAGGCGCTCCGGCGCGGCGGCCTGCTCGAAGCCTGA
- a CDS encoding 3-dehydroquinate synthase II: MTRSVWLKADGTVGDWETRKERITAGLEAGVDWVLVDESDVAQVRELGDVHVAAFRTDADLVEDAEPDGPNADAYVVGKNGEGDGTVDLPPDFSGSADLSTLRRDDDRAQGAYVRIFSEDYEAFAEEAAKDADYTIVVGEDWTIIPLENLIARIGEETDLIAGVTTAEEAQTAFETLELGADGVLLDSGDPDEIRRTCEVRDDAEREHLDLQFAEVTKVERTGMADRVCVDTGSLMEGDEGMLVGSMSRGLFFVHAETAESPYVASRPFRVNAGAVHAYVRSPGGGTKYLAELQSGDEVQVVDTDGNTRETVVGRVKIEKRPMFRVQAEVETEEGVDRIETLLQNAETIKVHTREGRTAVTDLDAGDEMLVYYEDVARHFGEAVEESIIEK, from the coding sequence ATGACACGGAGCGTATGGCTGAAAGCCGACGGGACGGTCGGCGACTGGGAGACGCGGAAAGAGCGCATCACGGCCGGCCTCGAAGCCGGCGTCGACTGGGTGCTGGTCGACGAGTCCGACGTGGCGCAGGTGCGCGAACTCGGCGACGTGCACGTGGCGGCGTTCCGGACCGACGCCGACCTCGTCGAGGACGCCGAACCCGACGGGCCGAACGCGGACGCCTACGTCGTCGGCAAAAACGGGGAGGGTGACGGCACGGTCGACCTGCCCCCCGACTTCTCCGGCTCCGCCGACCTCTCGACGCTCCGCCGCGACGACGACCGGGCACAGGGTGCCTACGTCCGCATCTTCAGCGAGGACTACGAGGCCTTCGCCGAGGAGGCGGCGAAAGACGCCGACTACACCATCGTCGTCGGCGAGGACTGGACGATCATCCCGCTGGAGAACCTCATCGCCCGCATCGGCGAGGAGACGGACCTGATCGCCGGCGTCACGACCGCCGAGGAGGCCCAAACCGCGTTCGAGACGCTCGAACTCGGCGCCGACGGCGTCCTCCTCGACTCCGGTGATCCCGACGAGATTCGCCGCACCTGCGAGGTCCGCGACGACGCCGAGCGCGAACACCTCGACCTCCAGTTCGCCGAGGTGACGAAAGTCGAGCGGACGGGCATGGCCGACCGGGTCTGTGTCGACACCGGGTCGCTCATGGAGGGCGACGAGGGGATGCTCGTCGGGTCGATGTCGCGGGGCCTCTTTTTCGTCCACGCCGAGACGGCCGAGTCGCCCTACGTCGCCTCCCGACCCTTCCGGGTGAACGCGGGCGCCGTCCACGCCTACGTCCGCTCGCCCGGCGGCGGGACGAAGTACCTCGCCGAACTCCAGAGCGGCGACGAGGTGCAGGTCGTCGACACCGACGGCAACACCCGCGAAACCGTGGTCGGCCGCGTCAAAATCGAGAAACGGCCCATGTTCCGCGTGCAGGCCGAAGTGGAGACGGAGGAGGGCGTCGACCGCATCGAGACGCTCCTCCAGAACGCCGAGACGATCAAGGTCCACACCCGCGAGGGCCGGACCGCCGTCACCGACCTCGACGCCGGCGACGAGATGCTCGTCTACTACGAGGACGTGGCCCGGCACTTCGGCGAGGCGGTCGAAGAGAGCATCATCGAGAAGTGA